The Takifugu flavidus isolate HTHZ2018 chromosome 16, ASM371156v2, whole genome shotgun sequence genome contains the following window.
GAGACTGGGGGCACATTtagaagcagagaaaatgaaataaacagtgTAAAACAGAAATGGAGGCCTGAACTCTCGGTGCCCTGGTGTTTCTCTTTTTGATGAATGAGTCAAGAGAACCCAAGAAAAAGGGAGATGTTGAGGTTTGGCCTCGCTAATATCCAACAGAACAATGTTGGGGAGGCAAAATCACGTCTCGGCCTTCTGGGTAAGGCCCAGAGAACGTAGCATATTTCTCATTAAACCCCAGAACTGGCCGCAAGAACAAATAGAAAAAACACGCCGCTTGAACTCGGGCATATAGGGATTCCTATATTAATATCCTTGTTCTTCTAATGTGTGTTTACCTTCATTCCCTGAGCTTCAGTGTAATTAAAATATTCCACACACGCGATCTTATAATTACTGGTGATTCAGTGCCAGGAGGCACGGCCGAACATTTTCAGACGCTTAATAACACACGTGCAGGAAAAACAGTGTTTTAACTACACATCTGTACATTAAATGCCAATTTTTAATGTAAACATTCCGTATGTTAAAGCAACAAGCCattaaatgtgtatttaatACTGTTTTCACATCCGTGACATAGCTGAACCAATGTCAGGAACCTCTAAAGTTTCATCATCGTACGCTCGCTATGTAAAACCGGACTTGCAGTCTTGACTAGTGACCGTTTTATTTCCTCAGATCTGCCAGGTTTCTGTTGGAGCGGCTTCAAAGGCCTAGCGAGGCGTCTCTTCAGAAACAAAGCCTGGCGACAGGAGTCAGCGTGGTGACAGACGTAAACACGGATCATCCCACCACAGAAGACAGGAGAGAGTAGCAGGCCCTGGAAATACTGTATGTCTGGTTTTATGGCCTTAAAATCACAGACCAGTTTTTATTGAGCAGAACAAATCTGAGTGAAGGCTCATTTCTATTTAATTTTTATGACTCCCCTGAGTCGCTGACTTTAGATGTAAGAAAAGACAATATTCATGATATCGGATGAACCAACAGCTTTAACTCATTCCAACTTTTTGACCCTCAGGTTGTCCTCTCGGCAGAGGCTGATCAACACCCCACAAAGCGAACCTGAGTTTAGGCTTCTAGAACCAGTCAAAGCAATATCTGGAAACAGTTTGATGCTGCAACAACACCACGCAGCATACTTTCATCCGACCGCACCAGCCACGATGGTCGGgcaaaggaaagaaagaggctTTTACGCAGCTTCAGCTGGGGCTGAAAGCATCGGTCCAGATGGGGAAGTGCACGGCGCGGCATGCTCGGCGGGACCACCGGTCTCGTGAGGTCAGGCCTGATTTCAGCAGATAACGCTCTGCCCGTCTACAGCTGCTCTGAGGACGTAGGAGGAAGCTCCACAGAAGAAATATAGCAAGTTACAACCCCCCCCGTGCACTGTAAACATTCTAATATCATTTGTGTCAGTAACACAGTCTGGTCCCACTAATCACTTTCACTGTCGGGATGCAGAGCAAGAGGACACGCCGGGGTCACGCAGCTCACCTCTGTGACTCCGATCCATGTGACTGAGCAGCAAACTAAACAGTTTAATTGCATCTATCATCTCAAGCGTTTTTATGAGGAAGCGTGCGCCAACGTTCAATGGCCGAcctcacctgcagcacctgcGCTCTCATCGGAAAAAGGTCACTAATGGAAACGTTGCTTTTCAAACATCCAGAACGCTCAACATTCCAGTGGGAAAGACTGTTGCCGTGGGCGTGGCGAGTGGAACTGCGGCACGTTGACATGCGTGCCTGTACATGCATGTTTGGGTGCTACTTATTGTGATTTGGTGTGTTGATAGCATAGAGAACCTCCAGGCCTCCAGTCAGGCAGAAGAGCCGGTGGCAGTGGGCTGGACTCCGGATTTAGACAAACCGTCAGCAAGCAGGAACTCaggaaggcagcagagcagagggacAATGAGACAGAGATTAGAGATCAGTTAACCCCCACCTATGGGTGAGTGGCCTGTTTGTTCACCGTCTACAACTTCCTTTTTGACACAATCGTGCAAACCTACGGAACGCGCGCCGTTTGCTCGTTATCACGCTAACGGCTACGCTCTTTTAAGGCCTTCCGAGCTGGGATGCGAGCTGTAATTTCTCACTCGGCGTGGCTATTCTGAGTATCACGGGAATATATTTCACCAATCTGTGGGCACTGTGCGCTGCCAAACTAAGAGCGGGACAATCATCTGGAAATGAGtctgaaggaagaggaaagcAAACGTATCTAAGAAAAAAGCTTCCTTCAATCTGAAGAAAAGGCTCCACCTGATTGCTTTTGCACTCTGATCCCACCCGTCTTATCTCTCAGGTGAGACATTTGAATAGCTCACCAGGGAAAACTTTACAAGAGGCTCACATGACAACAGTGAGGAGCAACAAATACTCAGGTACGAGATGCTTCCACGGGTGCGAAACTCTTTAAATAAAGAGGCTTTGCTTGCGTTACTGGTGGAAATACCTCGCCTGCTTCTGTGAGGGCAGAAAGGCTTAGACCAGGACAGGTCTCATCATGTCGAGGTAGGGACTGTCAGGGTGAGCGGGTTGGTACTGCCTCATTCCTCTGACAAAAGACGGGCGGGATTAGGATCCCACACAGGATCAGCAAGTCAGGTAAGAATCATTAATCTGAGCAGGACTGCAGGACCCAGCGGTCTGAGGGTAATCTTTGAAAGCTTGTTGTAATGAGCCTTTTTAAAGGTTCTTTTCCTTAAATGTGATCTTGATGGTTTATCTCAAGACTCCTCCTTGGCCAAACTGACATGTTTGGAAAGGAATGCTCGTGGGCCTGCACGCTCCGGTCCCCCGCTGCTCCAAATGTGCCGGTAAAACCTTTACAGGCCAACAAAGGCTGTTAGCTGCAGTGAGTTACAAATTTACAGAGTGAGTGATTCAAGTCACGAACGCAGATCTGCTGCGAGGCGAGACTGAGCAGATTAACCGATAGAAGCGTTGATCAAAGGAGTTCTGTGTAGAACTGATTACAGGTAACGCAAAAATAATGTTATAATTTCAAGCTGCCAACTTTAGTTTAAGTTTGTCAATGTGGCTGTTTGTGGTTGCTTTTGTGTTCGTGTCTAGCGAGGCGCGTTGATCACGGTATAGCATCGTTGAACTAAAGTGCACTGCTAATTTTATGTAACTAATCTATTTTTACGGACTTTACATGTTATTTCTGCACTAAACTAATGTGGCCAAGATTTCAGAGGTTTAACCCAAATTAATGAGTAAGAATAAATATAATTTGTTGTCATTTGCTGTATTTGCTGTAACCAAACACGAGATATTGGCTGAAACTGTATGACTAAACACAGACCTAGAAACAATTAAATATTACTTGGTACTGGTATATTTATTAGCCTTAACCCTGTATCTTGTGCTTTGTTGCAGATGCCATGATGCATTTACACTTCGCTACATTCTGAGGAGTCCCAATCAAACGCTGAGCGATCAAACCACCAAGGAGCCGTCTAAACGTCCGTCTTCTAGGCCTCTCGAGATGCCCCTCAGAACGTCGCTGTACAGGAAGCCGCCCTCTGGTCGCTGGGCCAGCAGGCTCTCTAAACGCAAGGAGGTCCTCTCCGTCAACATGATCAGCCTGCCGCTGGCTGATTTCCGCCACCTTTCACATATCGGCAACGGCGCCCACATGGACAGCTTTGGTGACCTTTCCTTCTTAAAAATGGGCCACGGTCTGCTAAGGCAGAGCTCCCAGAGCGAGCAGAACATCTTCATGGCGTGCTCGCCGCCACCCAAGCCCCCCCGACTGAAGTTGGACGAGGCTGACGGTTCGGAGAGCCCGGAGTGGCGTCTGAGCCACCAGCTCAACGCAccccagaagaaaaagaaatgcagcTCCATGCCGCTTCTGGACACcgaggatggagagatggacgAGGAGAAATGGTGCCAAAGagaaaataaggataagacttCTGTTGACAGCAGTGATAAAGGTGTGGGACCGGAGGAGGACAGTAGCTTTTCATTTAGCCTTGACCTGGGCCCTTCGATCCTGGAAGATGTTCTCCAGGTGATGGAGAAACTGCACAAATAGACAATTTGGGAAGGCTTTGAAAAACCAACGCAGGAAACTTCAATCAAGCTGGAATAGTGTGGAGACATAATTTATACTTTAAGGGCAAACACTTTCTCATAAACCGGAGATTTCGCTTTAATGAAA
Protein-coding sequences here:
- the LOC130513178 gene encoding cdc42 effector protein 3-like isoform X1, giving the protein MCRCHDAFTLRYILRSPNQTLSDQTTKEPSKRPSSRPLEMPLRTSLYRKPPSGRWASRLSKRKEVLSVNMISLPLADFRHLSHIGNGAHMDSFGDLSFLKMGHGLLRQSSQSEQNIFMACSPPPKPPRLKLDEADGSESPEWRLSHQLNAPQKKKKCSSMPLLDTEDGEMDEEKWCQRENKDKTSVDSSDKGVGPEEDSSFSFSLDLGPSILEDVLQVMEKLHK
- the LOC130513178 gene encoding cdc42 effector protein 3-like isoform X2 codes for the protein MPLRTSLYRKPPSGRWASRLSKRKEVLSVNMISLPLADFRHLSHIGNGAHMDSFGDLSFLKMGHGLLRQSSQSEQNIFMACSPPPKPPRLKLDEADGSESPEWRLSHQLNAPQKKKKCSSMPLLDTEDGEMDEEKWCQRENKDKTSVDSSDKGVGPEEDSSFSFSLDLGPSILEDVLQVMEKLHK